One genomic segment of Impatiens glandulifera chromosome 6, dImpGla2.1, whole genome shotgun sequence includes these proteins:
- the LOC124942116 gene encoding probable carotenoid cleavage dioxygenase 4, chloroplastic, protein MDSFSSTFLSPFSLSTPSPSPHLPHSTLFTITSVRIEETQSPVTTKPNPQSPPQVNQNPPSKTRLDSKPSRRIQSSVPGTILNAFDDIINKFIDPPIRPSVDPKFVLADNFSPVLELPPSECEIIFGSIPECLNGAYIRNGPNPQFLPRGPYHLFDGDGMLHAIRISKGRATLCSRYVRTYKYSIENEIGGSIVPNVFSGFNGLVPSAARGALIVGRTLAGQFNPINGVGVANTSLAMFGGGLFAMGESDLPYAVKISPDGDVLTVGRYDFGGKLFMSMTAHPKVDPETKEAFGFRYGPIPPFLTFFRFDRDGNKQPDVPIFSLASPSLLHDFAITKKYAVFSDMQIGMNPGEMIFGSGSPVGADTGKVSRVGIIPRYAMDESEMKWFDVPGFNPMHSINAWEEDDGQSVILVAPNILSVEHTLERMDLIHSHVEKIKIDLKSGIVSRQPIATRNLDFGVINPNYIAKKSRYVYAAIGDPMPKISGVVKLDLSLSETDKKDCTVASRMFGPGCYGGEPFFVAKEPNNPIADEDDGYVITYVHNENTGESRFLVMDARSSGLDVVAVVRLPQRVPYGFHGLFVNENDLKKL, encoded by the exons aTGGATTCCTTCTCTTCCACATTCCTCTCACCATTCTCTCTCTCCACACCATCACCATCTCCCCATCTTCCCCACTCAACTCTCTTCACCATCACCTCCGTCAGAATCGAAGAAACACAATCCCCTGTTACAACAAAACCCAATCCTCAATCGCCGCCGCAGGTTAACCAAAACCCACCTTCTAAAACACGATTAGATTCTAAACCCAGCCGGCGAATCCAGTCTTCTGTACCAGGAACAATACTCAACGCATTTGATGATATAATCAACAAATTCATCGATCCACCTATTCGCCCTTCTGTAGATCCCAAATTTGTCCTCGCCGATAATTTCTCTCCAGTACTCGAGCTTCCACCATCCGAATGCGAGATCATTTTCGGTAGCATTCCAGAGTGTCTAAACGGCGCGTATATCAGAAACGGACCAAACCCACAATTCCTTCCGCGAGGACCGTACCATTTATTCGACGGCGATGGGATGCTTCACGCAATTCGAATCTCAAAAGGCCGTGCAACCCTATGTAGTCGATACGTTCGAACGTATAAATACTCAATCGAAAACGAAATCGGCGGTTCGATTGTCCCAAACGTCTTCTCCGGTTTCAATGGTTTAGTTCCATCTGCTGCAAGAGGAGCTCTGATCGTCGGTCGTACACTCGCGGGTCAATTCAACCCGATTAACGGTGTTGGTGTTGCGAACACAAGCCTAGCTATGTTCGGCGGTGGATTATTCGCGATGGGCGAATCAGATCTTCCGTACGCCGTCAAGATCTCGCCGGACGGTGATGTTTTAACCGTCGGCCGTTATGATTTTGGAGGGAAGTTATTCATGAGTATGACTGCCCACCCGAAAGTCGACCCGGAAACTAAAGAAGCTTTCGGGTTTCGTTACGGCCCAATTCCGCCTTTCCTGACGTTTTTCAGGTTCGATCGTGATGGAAATAAACAACCCGACGTGCCTATCTTCTCCTTGGCGAGTCCGTCTTTACTACACGATTTCGCCATCACAAAAAAGTATGCTGTGTTTTCGGACATGCAAATTGGGATGAACCCGGGCGAGATGATATTCGGGTCAGGATCCCCTGTCGGGGCGGATACTGGTAAGGTGTCGAGGGTAGGGATAATTCCTAGGTATGCGATGGATGAGTCGGAAATGAAATGGTTCGACGTGCCGGGGTTCAATCCGATGCATTCGATAAACGCGTGGGAAGAGGACGATGGTCAATCGGTTATATTGGTGGCGCCTAATATCTTATCGGTTGAGCATACATTGGAGAGAATGGATTTGATTCACTCGCATGTCGAGAAGATTAAGATTGATTTAAAAAGTGGGATTGTTTCTCGGCAACCAATTGCCACTAGAAACTTGGATTTCGGGGTCATCAATCCCAACTACATTGCAAAAAAATCTAG ATATGTGTATGCTGCAATTGGGGATCCAATGCCGAAGATATCAGGGGTGGTGAAGTTAGACCTATCACTATCGGAAACTGACAAGAAGGATTGCACGGTGGCTAGTCGGATGTTTGGACCTGGCTGCTATGGCGGAGAGCCTTTCTTTGTGGCTAAAGAACCAAATAATCCGATAGCAGATGAAGATGACGGTTATGTCATCACTTATGTACATAATGAAAATACGGGTGAGTCGAGGTTCTTGGTTATGGATGCTCGATCTTCTGGTCTAGATGTTGTTGCCGTGGTTAGGCTGCCTCAGCGAGTCCCTTATGGCTTTCATGGTCTCTTTGTGAATGAAAATGATCTTAAGAAGC